A stretch of the Streptosporangium sp. NBC_01755 genome encodes the following:
- a CDS encoding DNA-directed RNA polymerase subunit beta' has translation MLDVNFFDELRIGLATADDIRQWSHGEVKKPETINYRTLKPEKDGLFCEKIFGPTRDWECYCGKYKRVRFKGIICERCGVEVTRAKVRRERMGHIELAAPVTHIWYFKGVPSRLGYLLDLAPKDLEKVIYFAAYMITHVDKEMRERDLPSLEAKISVERQHIEQRRDADIEARQRKLETDLAELEAAGAKGDQRRKVREGAEREMRQLRDRAQRELDRLDEVWSRFKNLKVQDLEGDELLYREMRDRFGRYFRGGMGAQAIQERLTNFDLALEAENLRETIRSGKGQKKARALKRLKVVSAFLNTRNSPNGMVLDCIPVIPPDLRPMVQLDGGRFATSDLNDLYRRVINRNNRLKRLLDLGAPEIIVNNEKRMLQEAVDALFDNGRRGRPVTGPGNRPLKSLSDMLKGKQGRFRQNLLGKRVDYSGRSVIVVGPQLKLHQCGLPKQMALELFKPFVMKRLVDLNHAQNIKSAKRMVERARPVVWDVLEEVITEHPVLLNRAPTLHRLGIQAFEPQLVEGKAIQIHPLVCTAFNADFDGDQMAVHLPLSAEAQAEARILMLSTNNILKPADGKPVTMPTQDMIIGLYSLTTLKDENENGVGRGRVFGSVSEALMAFDRRELDIQSLIQIRMRGDVPPPRGWAGPEGWEAGDGYRLETTLGRCLFNQTLPANYPYVNSQVGKKQLSVIVNELAEKYPKVEVAAALDALKDAGFYWATRAGVTISIEDVIAPPNKSEIMETYERRADKVQREYERGLITDEERRQELIEIWTHATSDVTDDMQKAFPKTNPVWMMVQSGARGNLMQVRQISGIRGLVSNTKGETIPRPIKASFREGLSVLEYFISTHGQRKGLADTALRTADSGYLTRRLVDVAQDVIVREIDCGTDRAVPLHVADRDAQGNLVKAENAESNVHGRILAEDVEVDGKIIVPVGVDINDIHVTALVEAGVETVRTRSALVCEAKIGVCATCYGRSLATGKLVDVGEAVGIIAAQSIGEPGTQLTMRTFHTGGVAGADITHGLPRVQELFEARVPKGVAPISEAEGRVRVDETDKTRKIVIVPDDGSEEVAYPVSMRSRMLVSDGQRAGVGQQLIAGAVNPNEVLRILGPRAVQLHLVAEVQQVYRSQGVSIHDKHIEIIVRQMLKRVNVLESGDADMLPGELVERPRFERINRECVAEGGTPASGRPVLMGITKASLATESWLSAASFQETTRVLTDAAIHAKSDSLLGLKENVIIGKLIPAGTGMPQYRNIRVEPTEEAKAAMYTVGGYDGSAADYTFGSGSGEAVPLEEYDFGQYNR, from the coding sequence GTGCTCGACGTCAACTTCTTCGACGAGCTTCGGATCGGCCTCGCGACCGCCGACGACATCCGCCAGTGGTCGCACGGCGAGGTGAAGAAGCCCGAAACCATCAACTACCGGACGCTCAAGCCCGAGAAGGACGGACTCTTCTGCGAGAAGATCTTCGGTCCGACCCGCGACTGGGAGTGCTACTGCGGTAAGTACAAGCGCGTCCGCTTCAAGGGCATCATCTGTGAGCGCTGTGGCGTCGAGGTGACCCGCGCCAAGGTGCGTCGTGAGCGGATGGGCCACATCGAGCTGGCCGCGCCCGTCACGCACATCTGGTACTTCAAGGGTGTCCCGTCCCGTCTGGGATACCTGCTCGACCTGGCCCCGAAGGACCTCGAGAAGGTCATCTACTTCGCGGCCTACATGATCACGCACGTCGACAAGGAAATGCGCGAGCGTGACCTGCCGTCGCTGGAGGCGAAGATCTCCGTCGAGCGGCAGCACATCGAGCAGCGCCGTGACGCCGACATCGAGGCTCGCCAGCGCAAGCTGGAGACCGATCTGGCCGAGCTTGAGGCCGCCGGCGCCAAGGGCGACCAGCGCCGCAAGGTGCGTGAGGGCGCCGAGCGCGAGATGCGGCAGCTGCGTGACCGGGCCCAGCGCGAGCTGGACCGGCTGGACGAGGTCTGGAGCCGCTTCAAGAACCTCAAGGTTCAGGACCTTGAGGGCGACGAGCTGCTCTACCGCGAGATGCGCGACCGCTTCGGCCGTTACTTCCGCGGTGGCATGGGTGCCCAGGCCATCCAGGAGCGCCTGACCAACTTCGACCTCGCTCTTGAGGCCGAGAACCTGCGCGAGACGATCCGCAGCGGCAAGGGGCAGAAGAAGGCCCGCGCGCTCAAGCGTCTCAAGGTCGTGTCGGCGTTCCTGAACACCCGTAACTCGCCCAACGGGATGGTCCTCGACTGCATCCCGGTCATCCCGCCGGACCTGCGCCCCATGGTGCAGCTCGACGGTGGCCGGTTCGCCACCTCGGACCTGAACGACCTGTACCGCCGCGTGATCAACCGGAACAACCGCCTCAAGCGGCTTCTCGACCTCGGCGCCCCCGAGATCATCGTGAACAACGAGAAGCGGATGCTCCAGGAGGCCGTCGACGCGCTGTTCGACAACGGCCGCCGCGGCCGCCCGGTCACCGGTCCCGGCAACCGCCCCCTGAAGTCCCTCAGCGACATGCTGAAGGGCAAGCAGGGTCGGTTCCGCCAGAACCTGCTGGGCAAGCGAGTCGACTACTCCGGCCGTTCGGTCATCGTCGTCGGCCCGCAGCTGAAGCTGCACCAGTGCGGTCTGCCCAAGCAGATGGCGCTGGAGCTCTTCAAGCCGTTCGTGATGAAGCGCCTGGTCGACCTGAACCACGCGCAGAACATCAAGTCGGCCAAGCGGATGGTCGAGCGCGCTCGCCCGGTCGTGTGGGATGTCCTCGAAGAGGTCATCACCGAGCACCCCGTGCTGCTCAACCGCGCGCCGACCCTGCACCGCCTGGGCATCCAGGCCTTCGAGCCGCAGCTGGTCGAGGGCAAGGCCATCCAGATCCACCCGCTCGTCTGCACCGCGTTCAACGCGGACTTCGACGGCGACCAGATGGCCGTGCACCTGCCGCTGTCCGCCGAGGCGCAGGCCGAGGCCCGCATCCTGATGCTGTCGACGAACAACATCCTGAAGCCGGCCGACGGTAAGCCCGTGACCATGCCCACCCAGGACATGATCATCGGTCTCTACTCGCTGACCACGCTCAAGGACGAGAACGAGAACGGTGTCGGGCGGGGACGGGTCTTCGGCTCGGTGTCGGAGGCGCTCATGGCCTTCGATCGCCGTGAACTCGACATCCAGTCGCTGATCCAGATCCGGATGCGGGGCGACGTCCCGCCGCCCCGCGGCTGGGCGGGCCCCGAGGGCTGGGAGGCCGGTGACGGCTACCGCCTGGAGACCACTCTGGGCCGGTGCCTGTTCAACCAGACCCTGCCGGCGAACTACCCGTACGTGAACTCGCAGGTCGGCAAGAAGCAGCTGTCGGTCATCGTCAACGAGCTCGCCGAGAAGTACCCCAAGGTCGAGGTCGCGGCCGCGCTCGACGCCCTCAAGGACGCCGGCTTCTACTGGGCGACCAGGGCCGGTGTGACGATCTCCATCGAGGACGTCATCGCGCCGCCGAACAAGTCCGAGATCATGGAGACGTACGAGCGCCGGGCCGACAAGGTCCAGCGTGAGTACGAGCGCGGTCTGATCACGGACGAGGAGCGTCGTCAGGAGCTCATCGAGATCTGGACGCACGCGACCAGCGACGTGACCGACGACATGCAGAAGGCGTTCCCGAAGACCAACCCGGTCTGGATGATGGTCCAGTCGGGCGCCCGAGGAAACCTGATGCAGGTCCGGCAGATCTCCGGCATCCGCGGTCTGGTGTCCAACACCAAGGGTGAGACGATCCCGCGCCCGATCAAGGCCTCGTTCCGCGAGGGCCTGTCGGTGCTGGAGTACTTCATCTCCACCCACGGCCAGCGGAAGGGTCTGGCGGACACCGCGCTGCGGACCGCCGACTCGGGTTACCTGACCCGTCGTCTGGTGGACGTCGCGCAGGACGTCATCGTCCGCGAGATCGACTGCGGCACCGACCGTGCCGTCCCGCTGCACGTCGCCGACCGCGACGCCCAGGGCAACCTGGTCAAGGCGGAGAACGCCGAGAGCAACGTGCACGGCCGCATCCTCGCCGAGGACGTGGAGGTGGACGGCAAGATCATCGTGCCCGTGGGCGTCGACATCAACGACATCCACGTCACCGCCCTGGTCGAGGCCGGAGTGGAGACCGTCAGGACCCGCAGCGCACTCGTCTGCGAGGCCAAGATCGGTGTCTGCGCCACCTGCTACGGCCGTTCGCTCGCGACCGGCAAGCTCGTGGACGTCGGCGAGGCGGTCGGTATCATCGCCGCCCAGTCGATCGGTGAGCCCGGCACCCAGCTGACGATGCGGACCTTCCACACCGGTGGTGTGGCGGGCGCCGACATCACCCACGGTCTGCCCCGTGTCCAGGAGCTCTTCGAGGCGCGCGTCCCCAAGGGCGTCGCCCCGATCAGCGAGGCCGAGGGCCGGGTCCGCGTCGACGAGACCGACAAGACCCGGAAGATCGTGATCGTCCCGGACGACGGTTCCGAGGAGGTCGCGTACCCGGTGTCGATGCGGTCGCGCATGCTCGTCTCCGACGGGCAGCGTGCCGGTGTCGGCCAGCAGCTGATCGCCGGTGCGGTCAACCCCAACGAGGTGCTGCGCATCCTCGGCCCCCGGGCCGTGCAGCTGCACCTGGTGGCCGAGGTCCAGCAGGTCTACCGCTCGCAGGGTGTGTCGATCCACGACAAGCACATCGAGATCATCGTGCGGCAGATGCTCAAGCGCGTGAACGTGCTCGAGTCCGGTGACGCCGACATGCTGCCCGGTGAGCTCGTCGAGCGGCCGCGCTTCGAGCGGATCAACCGCGAGTGCGTGGCGGAGGGCGGCACGCCGGCCTCCGGGCGTCCGGTGCTGATGGGTATCACCAAGGCCTCGCTCGCCACCGAGTCCTGGCTGTCCGCGGCGTCCTTCCAGGAGACGACCCGAGTGCTCACCGACGCGGCGATCCACGCCAAGTCGGACTCGCTGCTCGGCCTCAAGGAGAACGTCATCATCGGAAAGCTCATCCCGGCCGGTACCGGCATGCCCCAGTACCGCAACATCCGGGTCGAGCCCACCGAGGAGGCCAAGGCCGCGATGTACACGGTCGGCGGCTACGACGGTTCCGCGGCGGACTACACCTTCGGCTCGGGCTCCGGTGAGGCCGTGCCGCTGGAGGAGTACGACTTCGGTCAGTACAACCGCTGA
- the rpsG gene encoding 30S ribosomal protein S7: MPRKGSPGRRQLMADPVHNSPLVTALINKVLLDGKRSIAQSIVYGALEGAKEKTGNDPVVTLKRALDNVKPTLEVRSRRVGGATYQVPVEVRAARSTTLALRWLVQYSRARREKTMTERLMNELLDASNGLGASVKKREDTHKMAESNKAFAHYRW; encoded by the coding sequence ATGCCTCGCAAGGGTTCTCCTGGCCGTCGTCAGCTCATGGCTGACCCGGTTCACAACTCGCCCCTGGTCACCGCGCTCATCAACAAGGTGCTCCTGGACGGCAAGCGATCCATCGCTCAGTCCATCGTGTACGGCGCCCTCGAAGGTGCCAAGGAGAAGACCGGCAACGACCCGGTCGTCACCCTGAAGCGCGCGCTGGACAACGTCAAGCCCACCCTTGAGGTCCGCAGCCGCCGTGTCGGTGGCGCGACCTACCAGGTTCCGGTCGAGGTGCGCGCCGCGCGTAGCACCACCCTGGCCCTGCGTTGGCTGGTGCAGTACTCCCGCGCCCGCCGCGAGAAGACCATGACCGAGCGCCTCATGAACGAACTGCTCGATGCCAGCAACGGCCTCGGCGCAAGCGTCAAGAAGCGTGAGGACACCCACAAGATGGCCGAGTCCAACAAGGCCTTCGCCCACTACCGCTGGTAA
- the rpsL gene encoding 30S ribosomal protein S12, producing MPTIQQLVRKGRQDKVTKTKTPALKASPQRRGTCMRVYTTTPKKPNSALRKVARVRLTNGIEVTAYIPGVGHNLQEHSIVLVRGGRVKDLPGVRYKIIRGSLDTQGVRNRKQARSRYGAKKEK from the coding sequence GTGCCCACGATTCAGCAGCTGGTCCGCAAGGGCCGCCAGGACAAGGTCACCAAGACCAAGACCCCGGCGCTCAAGGCCAGCCCTCAGCGACGCGGCACCTGCATGCGCGTTTACACCACGACCCCCAAGAAGCCGAACTCCGCCCTCCGCAAGGTCGCGCGTGTCCGGCTCACCAACGGCATCGAGGTCACGGCCTACATCCCCGGTGTTGGTCACAACCTCCAGGAGCACTCCATCGTGCTCGTCCGCGGTGGTCGTGTGAAGGACCTGCCGGGTGTTCGCTACAAGATCATCCGTGGTTCGCTCGACACCCAGGGTGTCCGTAACCGCAAGCAGGCCCGTAGCCGTTACGGCGCGAAGAAGGAGAAGTAG
- the fusA gene encoding elongation factor G: MAHIDAGKTTTTERILFYTGINYKIGEVHEGAATMDWMEQEQERGITITSAATTCEWLGHTINIIDTPGHVDFTIEVERSLRVLDGAVAVFDGVAGVEPQSETVWRQADRYEVPRICFVNKLDRVGAEFHRCVDMMVSRLNATPAVVQLPWGVEADFKGVIDLVKMKGLYWGTETAKGEMYEVVDIPEEYSEAAREWRDKLVETVAENDDELMELFLEGVEPTEEQLVAAIRRATLASAINPVLTGTAFKNKGIQPLLDAIVAYLPAPTDIPAFKGHAVGKEEEIIERHADVKEPFSALAFKIMSDQHLGRLTYIRIYSGTLETGTAVVNSVKGRKERIGKIYQMHANKREERPSAVAGQIVAVMGLKDTTTGDTLADPAHPVVLESMNFPAPVISVAIEPKTKGDQEKLGTAIQRLAEEDPSFQVRRDDETGQTVIWGMGELHLEILVDRMRREFKVEANIGRPQVAYRETIRRKVEKVDYVHKKQTGGSGQFAKVIIDIEPLGEGNDGYEFANKVSGGRIPREYIPSVDAGAQEAAEFGVLAGYPMVGVKVTLQDGAYHEVDSSEMAFKIAGSMAFKEAARKADAVILEPMMAVEVTTPEDYMGDVIGDLNGRRGQIQAMDERSGARIVKALVPLSEMFGYVGDLRSKTQGRASYSMQFDSYAEVPAHIAKEIVAKVRGE, from the coding sequence ATGGCTCACATCGACGCGGGCAAGACCACGACGACTGAGCGCATCCTGTTCTACACCGGTATCAACTACAAGATCGGTGAGGTCCACGAGGGCGCAGCCACGATGGACTGGATGGAGCAGGAGCAGGAGCGTGGTATCACCATCACCTCCGCTGCCACGACCTGCGAGTGGCTTGGCCACACGATCAACATCATCGACACGCCGGGTCACGTGGACTTCACGATCGAGGTGGAGCGCTCGCTCCGCGTCCTCGACGGTGCCGTCGCCGTGTTCGACGGCGTTGCAGGCGTCGAACCCCAGTCCGAGACGGTGTGGCGTCAGGCCGACCGTTACGAAGTGCCCAGGATCTGCTTCGTCAACAAGCTGGACCGGGTCGGCGCGGAGTTCCACCGCTGCGTCGACATGATGGTCAGCCGTCTGAACGCGACCCCCGCCGTCGTCCAGCTTCCCTGGGGCGTCGAGGCCGACTTCAAGGGCGTCATCGACCTGGTCAAGATGAAGGGCCTGTACTGGGGCACCGAGACGGCCAAGGGCGAGATGTACGAGGTCGTGGACATCCCGGAGGAGTACTCCGAGGCTGCTCGCGAGTGGCGTGACAAGCTGGTCGAGACGGTCGCCGAGAACGACGACGAGCTGATGGAGCTCTTCCTGGAGGGCGTCGAGCCCACCGAGGAGCAGCTGGTCGCGGCCATCCGCCGAGCCACGCTGGCCAGCGCCATCAACCCGGTCCTGACCGGCACCGCGTTCAAGAACAAGGGCATTCAGCCCCTGCTCGACGCGATCGTCGCCTACCTTCCCGCCCCGACCGACATCCCGGCCTTCAAGGGCCACGCGGTCGGCAAGGAAGAGGAGATCATCGAGCGTCACGCGGACGTGAAGGAGCCGTTCTCCGCGCTGGCCTTTAAGATCATGAGCGACCAGCACCTGGGCCGTCTCACCTACATCCGCATCTACTCGGGCACGCTCGAGACCGGCACCGCCGTGGTCAACTCGGTGAAGGGCCGCAAGGAGCGGATCGGCAAGATCTACCAGATGCACGCCAACAAGCGCGAGGAGCGCCCGTCGGCCGTCGCCGGTCAGATCGTCGCCGTCATGGGACTCAAGGACACCACCACCGGTGACACCCTGGCAGACCCGGCTCACCCCGTGGTGCTGGAGTCGATGAACTTCCCGGCGCCGGTCATCAGCGTCGCCATCGAGCCCAAGACCAAGGGTGACCAGGAGAAGCTGGGCACCGCGATCCAGCGTCTGGCCGAGGAGGACCCGTCCTTCCAGGTCCGTCGTGACGATGAGACCGGGCAGACGGTCATCTGGGGTATGGGCGAGCTCCACCTGGAGATCCTCGTCGACCGGATGCGCCGCGAGTTCAAGGTCGAGGCCAACATCGGCCGGCCTCAGGTGGCCTACCGGGAGACCATCCGCCGCAAGGTGGAGAAGGTCGACTACGTCCACAAGAAGCAGACCGGTGGTTCCGGCCAGTTCGCCAAGGTCATCATCGACATTGAGCCGCTGGGCGAGGGCAACGACGGTTACGAGTTCGCGAACAAGGTCTCCGGTGGCCGCATCCCGAGGGAGTACATCCCCTCGGTCGACGCGGGCGCCCAGGAGGCGGCCGAGTTCGGTGTTCTCGCCGGCTACCCCATGGTCGGGGTCAAGGTCACCCTGCAGGACGGTGCCTACCACGAGGTGGACTCGTCCGAAATGGCCTTCAAGATCGCTGGCTCGATGGCCTTCAAGGAGGCCGCGCGCAAGGCGGACGCCGTAATCCTGGAGCCGATGATGGCCGTCGAGGTCACCACGCCCGAGGACTACATGGGTGACGTCATCGGTGACCTCAACGGTCGCCGCGGGCAGATCCAGGCGATGGACGAGCGCTCCGGCGCCCGAATCGTCAAGGCGCTCGTGCCGCTCTCTGAGATGTTCGGCTACGTGGGAGACCTCCGTAGCAAGACGCAGGGACGCGCGAGCTACAGCATGCAGTTCGACTCCTACGCGGAAGTGCCCGCGCACATCGCCAAGGAGATCGTCGCGAAGGTGCGGGGCGAGTAA